In one Epinephelus lanceolatus isolate andai-2023 chromosome 19, ASM4190304v1, whole genome shotgun sequence genomic region, the following are encoded:
- the hexb gene encoding beta-hexosaminidase subunit beta isoform X1 codes for MSTILKFTLLLLALALSQGLQHNYIDEVDEEAETERANEASKYGSLWPLPQKVQISDVSFKLTSISFKIVDAKESSAGPSCSLLQDAYRRYYEYIFGSFKRQELSKGRRAGPSELTELQVWITSPDSECDGYPTVASDESYELSVDQPYAVLKAPKVWGALHGLETFSQLVYEDEYGAKSINSTTVSDFPRFAHRGILLDSSRHFLPIKVILANLETMAMNKFNVFHWHIVDDQSFPYLSRTFPQLSQQGAYHPYTHVYTPADVKMVIEFGRLRGIRVVPEFDTPGHTQSWGKGQPDLLTPCYSGSKPSGSFGPVNPILNTTYDFMSQFFEEISTVFPDAYVHLGGDEVDFTCWKSNPDIQKFMEQQGFGQDYSKLESFYIQRLLDIVTTTKKGYVIWQEVFDNGVKLKPDTLIHVWKGNQEQYQNEMAKVTSSGYQTLLSTPWYLNRISYGQDWRGHYKADPQDFEGTEEQKQLVIGGEACLWGEYVDATNLTPRLWPRASAVAERLWSAKDVTDINDAFNRLSVHRCRMVERGIPAEPLFSSYCPREYKGI; via the exons ATGAGCACTATTCTGAAGTTTACATTATTATTGCTGGCCCTTGCCTTGTCCCAGGGGCTGCAGCACAACTACATCGATGAAGTTGACGAAGAGGCCGAGACTGAACGCGCCAATGAGGCCTCAAAATACGGCTCTCTGTGGCCTCTGCCGCAGAAAGTGCAAATCTCCGATGTTTCATTCAAGTTAACCAGTATCAGCTTCAAAATAGTTGACGCCAAAGAGTCATCCGCCGGGCCGAGTTGCAGCCTCCTGCAGGATGCGTACAGAAG GTATTACGAGTACATATTTGGCAGTTTTAAAAGGCAGGAGCTGAGCAAAGGCAGGCGAGCAGGTCCCTCTGAGCTGACAGAGCTGCAGGTATGGATCACATCACCTGACTCTGAATGTGACGGATACCCCACTGTGGCTTCTGACGAGTCAT ATGAACTGTCAGTGGATCAGCCATATGCTGTCCTGAAAGCACCAAAGGTCTGGGGAGCCCTGCATG GTCTGGAAACTTTCAGCCAGTTGGTGTATGAAGATGAATATGGAGCT AAAAGCATCAATTCAACAACAGTCAGTGACTTCCCCAGATTTGCACATAGGGGCATCTTACTGGACAGCTCTCGGCACTTCCTGCCCATCAAAGTCATCTTGGCTAATCTG GAAACAATGGCGATGaacaaattcaatgttttcCACTGGCACATTGTGGATGATCAGTCCTTCCCGTACCTGAGCCGAACATTCCCACAGCTGAGCCAGCAG GGCGCTTACCACCCATACACACACGTCTATACACCTGCTGACGTGAAGATGGTGATCGAGTTTGGCCGTCTGCGAGGCATTCGTGTCGTCCCGGAGTTTGACACTCCAGGACACACACAGTCTTGGGGCAAAG GCCAGCCAGATCTGCTCACACCCTGTTACTCTGGCTCCAAACCCTCTGGCTCCTTCGGACCTGTGAACCCCATCCTAAACACCACCTATGACTTCATGAGCCAGTTCTTCGAGGAGATCAGCACCGTGTTCCCTGATGCCTACGTTCACCTGGGAGGTGATGAGGTGGACTTCACCTGCTG gAAGTCCAACCCTGACATTCAGAAGTTCATGGAGCAGCAAGGCTTCGGACAAGACTACAGCAAACTGGAATCATTCTATATTCAAAG ACTTCTAGATATCGTCACCACTACCAAGAAGGGCTACGTGATCTGGCAGGAGGTCTTTGACAATGGTGTTAAG CTGAAACCAGACACACTTATCCACGTTTGGAAAGGAAACCAGGAGCAATACCAGAATGAGATGGCAAAAGTTACATCCTCAGGGTACCAGACCCTGCTGTCCACTCCCTGGTACCTGAACCGTATCTCCTACGGCCAGGACTGGCGGGGCCATTACAAGGCCGACCCACAGGATTTTGAGG gAACTGAGGAACAAAAGCAGCTTGTGATTGGTGGAGAAGCCTGTTTGTGGGGGGAGTATGTGGATGCCACCAACCTGACACCCAGACTCTG GCCTCGCGCCAGTGCTGTGGCAGAGCGACTGTGGAGTGCCAAGGATGTGACAGACATCAACGATGCTTTCAACAGGCTGTCTGTACACCGCTGTCGTATGGTGGA GCGTGGCATCCCAGCTGAGCCGCTGTTTTCCAGCTACTGTCCCCGTGAGTACAAAGGTATCTGA
- the hexb gene encoding beta-hexosaminidase subunit beta isoform X2 encodes MSTILKFTLLLLALALSQGLQHNYIDEVDEEAETERANEASKYGSLWPLPQKVQISDVSFKLTSISFKIVDAKESSAGPSCSLLQDAYRRYYEYIFGSFKRQELSKGRRAGPSELTELQVWITSPDSECDGYPTVASDESYELSVDQPYAVLKAPKVWGALHGLETFSQLVYEDEYGAKSINSTTVSDFPRFAHRGILLDSSRHFLPIKVILANLETMAMNKFNVFHWHIVDDQSFPYLSRTFPQLSQQGAYHPYTHVYTPADVKMVIEFGRLRGIRVVPEFDTPGHTQSWGKGQPDLLTPCYSGSKPSGSFGPVNPILNTTYDFMSQFFEEISTVFPDAYVHLGGDEVDFTCWKSNPDIQKFMEQQGFGQDYSKLESFYIQRLLDIVTTTKKGYVIWQEVFDNGVKLKPDTVVHVWIGSGANEEMSKVTAAGYTTILSAPWYLDYISYAQDWQKYYKVEPLNFNGTEEQKQLVIGGEACLWGEYVDATNLTPRLWPRASAVAERLWSAKDVTDINDAFNRLSVHRCRMVERGIPAEPLFSSYCPREYKGI; translated from the exons ATGAGCACTATTCTGAAGTTTACATTATTATTGCTGGCCCTTGCCTTGTCCCAGGGGCTGCAGCACAACTACATCGATGAAGTTGACGAAGAGGCCGAGACTGAACGCGCCAATGAGGCCTCAAAATACGGCTCTCTGTGGCCTCTGCCGCAGAAAGTGCAAATCTCCGATGTTTCATTCAAGTTAACCAGTATCAGCTTCAAAATAGTTGACGCCAAAGAGTCATCCGCCGGGCCGAGTTGCAGCCTCCTGCAGGATGCGTACAGAAG GTATTACGAGTACATATTTGGCAGTTTTAAAAGGCAGGAGCTGAGCAAAGGCAGGCGAGCAGGTCCCTCTGAGCTGACAGAGCTGCAGGTATGGATCACATCACCTGACTCTGAATGTGACGGATACCCCACTGTGGCTTCTGACGAGTCAT ATGAACTGTCAGTGGATCAGCCATATGCTGTCCTGAAAGCACCAAAGGTCTGGGGAGCCCTGCATG GTCTGGAAACTTTCAGCCAGTTGGTGTATGAAGATGAATATGGAGCT AAAAGCATCAATTCAACAACAGTCAGTGACTTCCCCAGATTTGCACATAGGGGCATCTTACTGGACAGCTCTCGGCACTTCCTGCCCATCAAAGTCATCTTGGCTAATCTG GAAACAATGGCGATGaacaaattcaatgttttcCACTGGCACATTGTGGATGATCAGTCCTTCCCGTACCTGAGCCGAACATTCCCACAGCTGAGCCAGCAG GGCGCTTACCACCCATACACACACGTCTATACACCTGCTGACGTGAAGATGGTGATCGAGTTTGGCCGTCTGCGAGGCATTCGTGTCGTCCCGGAGTTTGACACTCCAGGACACACACAGTCTTGGGGCAAAG GCCAGCCAGATCTGCTCACACCCTGTTACTCTGGCTCCAAACCCTCTGGCTCCTTCGGACCTGTGAACCCCATCCTAAACACCACCTATGACTTCATGAGCCAGTTCTTCGAGGAGATCAGCACCGTGTTCCCTGATGCCTACGTTCACCTGGGAGGTGATGAGGTGGACTTCACCTGCTG gAAGTCCAACCCTGACATTCAGAAGTTCATGGAGCAGCAAGGCTTCGGACAAGACTACAGCAAACTGGAATCATTCTATATTCAAAG ACTTCTAGATATCGTCACCACTACCAAGAAGGGCTACGTGATCTGGCAGGAGGTCTTTGACAATGGTGTTAAG TTAAAGCCAGACACAGTAGTGCATGTGTGGATCGGCAGCGGGGCTAATGAGGAGATGAGCAAGGTCACGGCAGCAGGGTACACCACCATCCTCTCCGCCCCATGGTACCTAGATTACATTAGCTACGCACAGGACTGGCAGAAGTACTACAAGGTTGAGCCGCTCAACTTCAACG gAACTGAGGAACAAAAGCAGCTTGTGATTGGTGGAGAAGCCTGTTTGTGGGGGGAGTATGTGGATGCCACCAACCTGACACCCAGACTCTG GCCTCGCGCCAGTGCTGTGGCAGAGCGACTGTGGAGTGCCAAGGATGTGACAGACATCAACGATGCTTTCAACAGGCTGTCTGTACACCGCTGTCGTATGGTGGA GCGTGGCATCCCAGCTGAGCCGCTGTTTTCCAGCTACTGTCCCCGTGAGTACAAAGGTATCTGA